A segment of the Phorcysia thermohydrogeniphila genome:
TTAACGGCCTCTCCGAGGACTATTCCCACGTCCTCTATTAAGTGGTGGTGGTCAACGTCAACGTCTCCCGTAGCTTTTACTTTCAGGTCAAAGAGTCCGTGCTTAGAAAAGAGTTCCAACATGTGGGTTAAAAAGGGAATATCCGTTTCTACCTCGTACTTACCACTACCGTCAAGGTTTATAGAGATTTCTATCTCTGTCTCCTTCGTAACTCTCTTTACTGTAGCTTCCCTCAAAAGACCCTCCAAGAGAGGTTTTATTCCTTAAAGCCTGCAGGGTAAGAGCCGAGTATCTTGAAGAAACTGCACGTTTCCTTTAGCTCCTCAAGGGCCTTGGCAACTCTATCTTCTTTCCTGTGCCCCTCAATGTCAACGAAAAAGACGTACTCCCAAGGCTTCTTCTTCGTTGGACGTGACTCAATCTTAGAAAGGTTAACATCATAAACGGCAAAGGGTTGAAGGGCTTTAAAGAGAGCTCCAGCCACGTGCTTGGTGCTAAACATCACAGAGGTCTTGTCCCTTCCCGAAGGAAACTCAGAGTCGGTCTTACCTATGACGAGGAAACGGGTGAAGTTCTTGGAGAGCTCCTGAATGTTTTTGGCCAAGATGTTTAAGTCGTAAAGAAGCGCCGCTGCCTCGCTGGCTATCGCTGCCGTTCCGGGCTCTCTGCTTGCAAGCTCTGCTGCCTTGGCCGTGCTTGAAACCTCCTCCACCTCAATCTTTGGAAGGTTCTCAGAGAGCCACTTCCTTGCCTGAGCTATTGCGTGGCGGTGGGAGTAAACCTTTTTTACCTTGGAGAGCTCTGCCTCCTTACTCATAAGGTGGAGGTTAACCGACACGAATATCTCTCCGCTTATCTTCAGGTCTGTATCAAGGAACATATCTATCGTGTAGTTAACTATTCCCTCTATGGAGTTCTCAATGGGAACAACGCCGTAGTCTACCCTTCCCTTCTCTACCTCGTCAAAGACCTCCTGAATTGAATCCATAGGACGAAGGTCTGAGGAAGTTCCAAAGTGTTTTAGGGCTGCAAGGTGGGTAAACGTCGCCTGAGGACCAAGGAAGGCCACTTTTGTGGGCTCTTCAAGAGCTCTACATGCAGAAATTATCTCCCTGAAAATAGCCCTGATACTCTCTGGAGGGAGAGGCCCTTGATTAATCTCCTCAAGCTTAGAGAGAATTTTTGCCTCCCTGCCGGGAACGTAAAATGGAAGCCCTTTCTTCTTCTTTATCTCGCCTACTTCCTGAGCAAGACGGGCTCTCCTGTTTAAAAGGGCAAGGATTTCCCTATCTATACGGTCTATCTCCTCTCTGAGTTCTGAAAGGCTTTTCATTCTCTCTCCTCACAAGTGAAAGAAGTGTAACTTCTATTTTAACTTACTTGACATTTACCTTCTTTCATTCAAATTTTCCAATGAAACACTTTCACAGGGAGGCATGAATGCCAATTTATGAATTCAAGTGTAACGAGTGTGGAAAGGAGTTTGAAAAGTTCGTCCTCTCCTATTCACAGATTGGTAGCGTAAAGTGTCCAGAGTGTAACTCCGAGAAGGTTACAAAGAAGGTATCTGCCTGTGCAGTTGGAGGAAGTGACTCCGGAACAACGGGAAGCGCCTGCACAGCTTTTGGCTGAGGCATCTAAGGGGCGGGGTTCCCGCCTTCAACCTCTATCTCCCTTCCACAGACAACCACCCTGCTAAGCTCGTTAAGTACCATATTTGGAGTGAAGTCCATCCCAGTTTCTTCCTTTAGGTTGACGATTAAAAGGGTAACGACCTCCATAAGGAGCTCCCCATCGCTCAAAGAGCTAAACCTTTCACACACATCCTTATCCACCTCCCAGCCGGCTATGAGAGAACCGTCTTTTCCGTAGATTTCAACTCTCCTTTCCACCTTCCATCTCCCTCTCTATTTTCTCAAGTATCCTAAGCTCCTCCTTAGTTAACATTCCTTCCTTCTTCAACCTTTCAATAACTTCAGGTTTCCTCTTTAAGGTTTTCCTCAAGGACTGCTCCTTCCTCCAGAGCTCTATCTTTTTGTGGTGTCCAGAGAGGAGAACCTCCGGAACTTTCATCCCCCTAAACTCTGCCGGACGGGTGTAGTTGGGATACCCCAAGAGCCCCCTGTCCATAAAGGAGTCTGCCTTTAAACTCTCCTCATTCCCCAGAACCCCCGGCAAAAGCCTTATAACGGCATCCATAATTACCATTGCGGGGAGCTCCCCACCGGTCAGAACGTAATCTCCGATTGAAACCTCCCTATCAACAAGGGCCTTTACCCTCTCATCAACCCCCTCATACCTTCCACATATTATCAGGAGGCGCTCCTTCTTAGAGAACTCCAAAGCCATATCTTGGTTAAAGGTTTCCCCCCAAGGCTCTGTAAGAATGACGTAAGGCTTTTCTCCCTCCTTCGTAAGCTCCTCGTAGGCACGAAATATCGGCTCAGGCTTTAAAACCATTCCGGGGCCGCCACCGTAAGGGACGTCGTCAACAACCTTGTGTTTATCCAGAGCAAAGTCCCGAATGTTTACAACGTTTACCTCAACCTTCCCAGACTGAACGGCCTTCCCTATTATTCCTTCACTTAAAAAGCAGTCAAAAAGGCCGGGAAGAACGGTTAGGACGTCTATCCTCATTCTTCCATTCCTTCAATGAGTGAAACGACTATCTTCTTGTTCTTAACGTCAACTTCCTTTACAAACTGGTTTATGAAGGGAATCAGAACTTCCTTTCCGTCCTCCTTTTCAACTTCAAGGATGTGGCTTGCAGGCTGTTCCAAGATACCTTTTAAAACTCCTACCTTCCTTCCGTCCTCGGTAAAGACCTCACAGCCGATAAGGTCAAGGAAATAGAACTCTCCCTCACCGAGCTCAATCTGCTTGTTTTTATCTATCCATATTTCCCCGCCGATTCTCTCTTCTGCCTCAGTCCTATCGTCAAGACCCTTAAACTTGATTATGTAGAGCCCTTTGTGGTGTCTCATAGACTCAAGCTGTAACTCTTCCCTCTTCGTTCCCCTGTAAATGGGAACGGTATCAAGAACCTTGATTTGCCTCTCAAAAACGTCGGACTCAGACTTAACCTTCACCTCTCCCCTAATCCCGTGAACGCCGACGATTTTACCTATCATAACCTCATCTTTATGGTCAAAGGCCTTCCTCTGACGCCTCTCAAGTATAGCCTTTATGCTCCTCTTCCTCTTTTTTTCCATGTTAGCTCCGGATATTGGTTAAAGAAGCTTTGTAGCATCAAACCGGCCTTCTAAGGCCATTTTAATTTTAGACCGGAGCTCCGCGATATCAATTCCGTAGAGAACGCCCGAGTACCTTTGAAGGAGCTCCAGAGCGTTTTCAAGGAGCTGTCTATAACCTTTTTCATTATAGTTTTCTAAGTGGTAGCAGGCAGCCCCGAGCTGTATAAGGGCTTGTAGGAACTCTCTTACACTGCCAAACTCAACCATCCAGACGTGCTCTAAGATTTCGTGAACCTCAAAGAAGAGACCGGCCCTAAAGAGCTCCTTTGCCATCAGGACGTTCTTCTCTATATCTTCCCCGACAGGCTCAAAATCCCCCAAGCCTTTTAAGAAATTTTCATACCTTTTGGCTTTTTCTTTTAGATAAATCTCCGTAAAAGGGTCAACCTGACTCAAGTCAAAGAGTATAAAACCCTTATCCTCTGTAAGGAGAGGGAACTCTGACAGGAGCTCTTCTCTGACCTTCTCAGGTGCTTCTGCCTTTCCGTAAAGGATTGCTTTTATTACAGCGTCAAGTTTTT
Coding sequences within it:
- the pheA gene encoding prephenate dehydratase; translated protein: MKSLSELREEIDRIDREILALLNRRARLAQEVGEIKKKKGLPFYVPGREAKILSKLEEINQGPLPPESIRAIFREIISACRALEEPTKVAFLGPQATFTHLAALKHFGTSSDLRPMDSIQEVFDEVEKGRVDYGVVPIENSIEGIVNYTIDMFLDTDLKISGEIFVSVNLHLMSKEAELSKVKKVYSHRHAIAQARKWLSENLPKIEVEEVSSTAKAAELASREPGTAAIASEAAALLYDLNILAKNIQELSKNFTRFLVIGKTDSEFPSGRDKTSVMFSTKHVAGALFKALQPFAVYDVNLSKIESRPTKKKPWEYVFFVDIEGHRKEDRVAKALEELKETCSFFKILGSYPAGFKE
- a CDS encoding FmdB family zinc ribbon protein, producing the protein MPIYEFKCNECGKEFEKFVLSYSQIGSVKCPECNSEKVTKKVSACAVGGSDSGTTGSACTAFG
- the trmD gene encoding tRNA (guanosine(37)-N1)-methyltransferase TrmD — its product is MRIDVLTVLPGLFDCFLSEGIIGKAVQSGKVEVNVVNIRDFALDKHKVVDDVPYGGGPGMVLKPEPIFRAYEELTKEGEKPYVILTEPWGETFNQDMALEFSKKERLLIICGRYEGVDERVKALVDREVSIGDYVLTGGELPAMVIMDAVIRLLPGVLGNEESLKADSFMDRGLLGYPNYTRPAEFRGMKVPEVLLSGHHKKIELWRKEQSLRKTLKRKPEVIERLKKEGMLTKEELRILEKIEREMEGGKES
- the rimM gene encoding ribosome maturation factor RimM (Essential for efficient processing of 16S rRNA) yields the protein MEKKRKRSIKAILERRQRKAFDHKDEVMIGKIVGVHGIRGEVKVKSESDVFERQIKVLDTVPIYRGTKREELQLESMRHHKGLYIIKFKGLDDRTEAEERIGGEIWIDKNKQIELGEGEFYFLDLIGCEVFTEDGRKVGVLKGILEQPASHILEVEKEDGKEVLIPFINQFVKEVDVKNKKIVVSLIEGMEE
- a CDS encoding DUF309 domain-containing protein; its protein translation is MNFFEIRDRFADNLCDFLREKDENALQKLDAVIKAILYGKAEAPEKVREELLSEFPLLTEDKGFILFDLSQVDPFTEIYLKEKAKRYENFLKGLGDFEPVGEDIEKNVLMAKELFRAGLFFEVHEILEHVWMVEFGSVREFLQALIQLGAACYHLENYNEKGYRQLLENALELLQRYSGVLYGIDIAELRSKIKMALEGRFDATKLL